The genomic DNA TGGTGGACAGGAAGGTCACGGCGCACGTGCACACGATGATCGCGAGCAACGAGAGGACGTTGACCTCGCGGATGCGGGCGTGCTGCCGGGTTGCCCCGTCCCGACGGGTCGGCGCGCTCAGAGCGGCCTCGGCTGGCGCGGCAGGGTGCACGGCGCCGCTCATTTCACGATACCCGCCTTCTTGAAGTGCTTCCTGAGCAGGCGGTTGCCGAACAGGCATCCAAGCACGGCCAGCACGGCGGTGATGGCGCAGGCGCCCAGCAGGTGCAGCGGGTTCGACAGCAGGTCGAGCTGCATGGTCAGAACCGGGGCGGTGAAGCCGTCGGTCGTCGCTTTCGCCACGTAGGCGTCCCACGCAGCCCAGACGGGCACGGCATTGCCGATGACCATGCCGACCGCCCAGATGGTCCAGCCGACGGTGTTGCGCACGGGGCTGCGGTACGCATCCTTGCCGATCATGGCCAGCTCGCAGATCGCCGCGACGCCGGCGAAGTAGGGAAGCAGGAACACGTAGCCTGAAAGCGCGAGCACCGTGCCGTACACGATGCCCCACACGAGGAAGACGCCATGCTTGTTCAGGCGATTCGCCACGACGAGGTAGAACGTCGCGCAGAGGAACATCTGGATGCCGGCGCACAGGTACAGATACACGAACGGGAACGGCATGGTCAGGGGTCCCGTGACCATGCATACGAGGAACGTCAGCACCATCATGGCCGCGACGGTCATGACGTCGCGGGTTGCGATGCTCTTCTTGGAGGCGCGCCCGCGTGCGCCTCGGGTGGTGTCGATGGTTTTCTCGGTGCTCATGCTGCTCTCCTTTCGGGTGGGCCCGTCGGGCCGGGCTGGTGGAAATCGGGCGCACGAAGGAAGGCCCGTCGTGCGCGGGTGTTCGAGCGGACTGCTTTTGTTAGTTTGAGCTAACTAGTGGTCATGGAAAGACGGCATCACCCGCCGAAGAGGTTCTCCCAGCCGGGGCGGAAGAAGTCGACGATGAGTTTGATGCGCGCAACGGCGTCCTCTTTCGAGGTGTCGTGGCGAACGATTTCGAAGAATGCGTAGTATTCCGCGCTCACGAGCGCATGGAGGTCGTCGTGGGACGGGCTCGCGCAGGCAAGGCCGCGCTCGCGCATGGCGTCCAGGTAGGCGAGCGATTGGCTGACTTCTTCCTCTACGAGATCGTCGAGGAAATGCTCGTAGCCGCTTCCCGCCGCGTGGTTTATCAGCAGGTCGAACGGCTCCTTGTGCTCGAAGATGTAGTCGACGATGCGGGTGATCACGTCTTCGGAGGTGCTCCACATGTCTTCGGGGCGCCCTTCGTCCAGCTGCTCGAACCCCTGGTCGTTGCCCGTGCGGAAGAGCCCGAGCAGGTGCGCGGATACGGGCTCGACCAGCGCGGCGAACAGCGCGCTTTTGTTCGGGAAGCGCACGTACAGCGCGCCGGTGGTCACGCCGGCGTTCTGCGCGATGCTGCGCAGGCTCGCCTTCTCGTATCCCTTGTCCAGAAACTCTCGCTGCGCGCTTTGCAGCACGAGACCGCGCGTTTCCTCAACCTGCTTCACATCCTGATCCCTTCTCATCAATAACAATGTTATCGATAACGACGTTACGAATAATGTCATACACGGTTAACTCTGTCAAGGAAAAGATGGGCGATCGTCCTCGAATCGCGGCGTCTCCGTTGCCGGTGACGGAACGCTTCGGTACGACGATCGGACGGCGGTTGAGTTGCATCGGACGCGCGAAGTTGCAGTGGGCAAACTTCCTTTTCGCGTGTTCTATCCTTGCAGCCGAACGATATGTCACAGGTGCAAGGAGTCTGCATGAACAGTCCGATCAGATTGATATTGAAGTGGGCGGGACCCGACCGGAAGTACTTGATCGCGGCCGTCGTGTTCGCGTTCGTTTCGGGGCTTATGGCCATGGTGCCGTACTACGGCGTGTACGAGATCATGAAGGCGGCCTACGAAGGGACCTGCACGTGGGAGGTCATCACGTCGAACGCGCTCGTCGTAGCGGTGGGCGTGTGCATCCAGTACGCGTGCTTCGGATGCGCGGGCGCGCTGTCGCACAAGGGCGCGTACAACACGCTGTTCCGCGTGCGGTGCCGCGTCGTGGACCATCTGGCGCACGCGCCGCTCGGGCAGCTCGACGAGCGGTCGACCGGCTCCATCAAAACCGTCCTGTCGGACGACATCGAGAAGCTCGAGCTGTTCCTGGCCCACAACATCACCGAGGCGATCATGTACCTGACCGGCCCCGTCGCGGCGTTCATCTTCCTGTGCTCGGTGAACGTGCCGCTGGCGCTGGCGACGCTCGTGCCGTTCGCGGCGGCGTTCGTCGTGATGGGCGTCATCTTCAAGCGCATGGCCGGCGTGATGCCGCGCGCGAGCGCGGCGTTGTCGCGGATGAATGCGGTGATGGTGGAGTACGTGCGCGGCATGCGCGTCATCAAGGCGCTGAACATGGGCTCGAAGTCGTTTCGCCGCTTCCAGTCCGCCGTGGACGAGGAGCACGCCGTGTGGTGCGACATCGCGCGGAAAACGGGTCCGGGCTTCGCGGCGTTCGTCATCATCATCGAGTGCGGCATGCTCGTGATGGTGCCGCTCGGCGGCTTCCTGTTCTCCACGGGAGCCATCTCGGGCAGCACGTTTCTGCTGTTCGCGTTCGTCGGGTCGCTCTACCTGACCGAAATTCGCCTGCTTCAGGAAATCGGCAGCAAGTACGCCCAGGTGAAAAGCGGGGCGATCAAGGCGCAAGAGCTGCTGGACCTGCCCGCCTTCGCCGGCGGCGCGCCGTTTCCCGCCAAGAGCGACGTGCGGCTCGAGAACGTGCGCTTCAGCTACGACGGCACGCGCGAGGTGCTGCACGGCGTGAACCTCGCCGTGCAGCAGGGCGAGCGCCTGGCCGTGGTGGGGCCCAGCGGCGCGGGGAAGACCACCATCGTCGAGCTCGTGTCCCGCTTCTACGATGCGACCGAGGGCACGGTGCGTATCGGTGGCGTGGACGTGCGCGACCTCGATTACGACGACCTGCTGGCGCACGTGGCCGTGGTGTTCCAGAAGACGTTCCTCACGAGCGGCAGCATCCTCGAGAACATCCGGATGGGCAAGCGCGCCACGCTGGACGAGGTGCGCGAAGCGGCGCGGCAGGCGCGCATCGACGACTTCATCATGGGGCTCCCCCGCGACTACGACACCGAGATCGGCACGCTGGGCGAGCGCCTGTCGGGCGGGCAGCGCCAGCGCATCGCCATCGCCCGCGCCATCCTCAAGGACGCGCCCGTGCTCATCCTCGACGAGGCCACCAGCGCGGCCGACCCCGAGAACCAGGTGCAGATCGACGAGGCCATCGCCAACCTCTGCGCGGGCCGCACGGTGGTCATCGTGGCGCATCGCCTGGGCGTGGTGCGCACCTGCGACCGCGTGGCCGTGGTGGAGGACGGCGGCATCTCGGCCGTGGGGACGCACGACGAGGTGCTTGCCGCGTGCCCGTACTACCGCAAGGCATGGGCGGACTACGAGCGGACGCGCCGCATCACGTTCGGGTTCGGCGCCGCGGCGGCGGAAGCGGAGCCGCGGCAGCGCGCCGCAAGCGATTCCGTCCACCGTGCCGCCGCGCAGCCGCAGGGCGCATCGTCGGCGCCCGCGCAAGCGCCCTCGAGCCCGACCCTGGATCCGGCCCCGGCCCCGGCCTCCGCCTCCGCCTCGACCTCGGTGTTCGCGAAGAACCGCGACTTCTCCGTCTCGGTGGCGTGCACCGTCATCGAGGGACTGCTGTCGGGCTGCAACTTCGGCCTCATCTTCCTGGTGATGCAGCAGGTGTTCAGCGGCGCGGCCGACTTCGGCACCCTGCTGGGATTCACCGGCGCCCTTGCGCTCGTGTTCGTGCTGCGGCTCCTCATCTACGGCTACGGCTACGTGCGCGGGCAGATCGGCGGGGCGCAGGTCAGCCGCAACCTGCGCCAGTACCTGGGCGACAAGATCAAGCGCATCCCCCTCGCGCGGTTCACCGAGCGGTCGAGCGGCGACTACCTCAACGCGCTCACCGCGAACGTGAACGATTACGAGCAGATCCTCACCCACCGCACCGGATCCGTCGTCAAAGACATCACGCTGGCCGTGATGCTCACCGGCTTCGTCTGCTGGCTCTACCTGCCGGCCGGCGCGGTCGTGGCGCTCTCGTTCGCGCTCATCGTGCCCGCGATGGCGCTGTCGTGGCACCAGGTGCGACGCTACGGCACCCGCAAAAGCGACATCTGCGCCGCGAACACGAGCCGCACCGTCGAGCACGTGACCGGCATGCAGACGCTGCGCGCCTACGGCATCGGCGGCGTGAAGAACGAGGCCATCGTGGACAGCATGCGGGAGTACTCGGACGTCAGCTTCTGGTACGAGGCGGCCCTCATCCCCCTCGGCGCGGTCATGTCCATCATCGTGGGGCTGTGCCAGCCGCTGCTGTTCCTCATGTGCGGCGCGGCGTACCTCGACGGGGCGCTGGGCGCGGTTCCGTACCTGCTGATCATCATGCTGCCGCTGTTCATGAACAAGGTGTGGAACAGCATCTTCGTGAACCTGACGGCCTACAAGAACCTCATGATCGCGAAGCGCCGCATCCAGGCGGTGGTGGACGAGCCGGAGGAGGCGGGCAGCTTCGACGCGCTGCCGGCGACGGGATCGCGCATCGAGTTGGCCGACGTCGGGTTCGCCTACTGCAAGGGCGAGCCGGTGTTCGAGGGGCTGCGCCTGACGTGCGAAGACGGCAAGCTGACCGCGCTCGTGGGCGACTCGGGGTGCGGGAAGTCCACGGCGCTCAACCTCATCGCCCAGTACTACCGGCCCGCGCGCGGCACGGTGCGCATCGGCGGCGCGGACACCGCGGCCTACGCGCCGGAAAGCGTGCTGGCGGGCGTGTCCGTCGTCGATCAGAACGTGTTCCTGTTCGACGATTCGGTGATGGACAACATCCGCTACGCCCGGCCCGGCGCCACCGACGACGAGGTGCGGGAGGCGTGCCGTCTCGCGAACGCCGACGGGTTCGTGCGCGCCCTGCCCGAAGGCTACGCCTCGCGCATCGGGGAGAACGGCGGCCGGCTGTCGGGCGGCGAGCGCCAGCGCCTGTCCATCGCGCGCGCCATCCTGCGCGACGCGCCCATCGTGCTGCTGGACGAGGCGACGGCCTCGCTCGACATCGAGAACGAGCTGGCCGTGAAGGAGGCCATCGCCAACCTGCTGGCGAAGCGCAAGACCGTGGTGATGGTGGCGCACACGCTGGCCATCGTGCGCGGGGCCGATTCGATCGCGGTCGTCGGCGACGGCCGCGTGCTCGAGCAGGGCACGCACGACGAGCTGGTGGCCGCGGGCGGCAAGTACGCCCGCATGTGGGCGGCCGATCGCGAGCTGGCGTGATGCCGCCCGCTTCCCGCCCCGCGGGAGTCGCGCTGAACGGAACCGCTCACCTGCGGTAACGAGCGGGCAACAGCCCTTGACGCGCGTTCCTCCCCTCTGCAAAGCTTGCCCGACTGGATGGGCGCTCCGGCGCCGTGGACGAGGGCGCAGGCGAGCGAGGACGGAGCAGGCGATGGCGAACGACGGGCAGGCGGAGGAGGGGAGCGTCTCCGGCGGCGGCCGGCAACCCGCCGCGGGCGGCGGCTGTCCGACGGCTCTCCCGGCTTCCGATCCGCCGCTGTCGCGGCGCTCGGTCGCCGCCGTGTTCGCGGGGCTTCTGGTGGCGATGACCGTGGGGACCCTGAACCAGACCATCGTGGCCACCGTCCTGCCCACCATCGTGGGCGAGCTGGGCGGCGTGAACCGCATGCTGTGGGTGACCACGTCCTACGTGCTGGCCGCCACCGTCACCATGCCGTTGTACGGCAAGATGGGCGACCTCATCGGCCGCAAAGGGCTGTTCATCGGCGCGCTGGCCCTGTTCGTGGCGGGCTCGGCCGCGTGCGCGCTGGCCCCGTCGATGGAAGGGCTCGTGATCGGCCGCGCCGTGCAGGGCTTGGGCGGCGGCGGGCTCATGGTGCTCTCGCAGGCCATCGTGGCCGACGTGGTGCCGCCGCGCCGCCGCGCGCTCTACCTCAGCATCATGGGCGTGGCCTACGCCGTGCCCATGCTGGCCGGCCCGTTGCTGGGCGGATTCTTCGCCGACGCGGTGGGCTGGCGCTGGGCGTTCTGGTTCGACGTGCCGCTCGCGCTGGCCGCCATCGTCATCGCCGCCGTCTTCCTGCCGAAACCGCGCCGCACCGCGGAGAGGGCGCCGTTCGACGTCGGCGGCGCCGTGACGCTCGTGGCCGCCGTGACCGCGCTCACGCTGGCAACCTTGTGGGGCGGCAACGAGCACGCGTGGACCTCGCCGACCATCATCGGCCTGCTGGTTGCCACCGCGGTTGCGAGCGCGCTGTTCGTGCTGGCGGAGCGCCGCGCACGGGAACCGCTCATGGCGTTGTCGCTGTTCAAGAACAGGAACTTCGACATCTCCATCGTCGCAAGCTCCATCACGATGTTCGTCATGATCGGCGTGCTCACGTACCTGCCCACGTACTTCCAGATCGTCGACGACCTGAACGCCACCGCCGCCGGCTACCTGGTGGCGCCTATGAACGCGGCCTGGTTCGCCGCCTCGCTGCTGTCGGGCTACCTCGTGAACAAGCTGGGCACGTACAAGAAGCTCATGGTGGTCAGCTTCGCCGTGCTCGTGGCGGGCATGGTCGGGTTCATTGCCGTGGACCAGGACCCGTCGGCGGTCGTCGTCGGCGGCCTGCTGGCCGTCATGGGCTTCGGCGTGGGCCTGAACTTCGAGATCCTCGTGCTGGTGGTGCAGAACGAGTTCCCGGCCTCCGCCGTGGGCATGGCCACGGCGGCGACGGGCTTCTTCCGCAAGGTGGGGTCGGTGCTGGGAACCTCCGTCGTGGGCGCGCTGTTCACGAGCGGCCTCGCGCGCGCCCTGGCCGAGCGCCTCGCGCCGGTCGGCGGCGTCGGGGCGCTCGGCACGGACGCGAACTTGCTCACGCCGGCCATCGTGCACGCGCTGCCCCCGGACGTGCGCCATGCGGTGGGCGCCGCCTACAGCGACGCGCTCGCGCCCGTGCTCTGGCTCGCGTTGCCGCTGGCCGTGGCGGGCCTCGTGCTCATGCTGTTCCTGCGCGAGACGCGGCTGGCCACCACCGTGGACGGATCGGGGCATGGGGCCGACGAAGGCGCGGACGACCCCCGGCGGCGGCAGGGCGCGCGACGCCGCTAGCCCGCGCGGCCGGCGCGGGCGTCAACCTACGCTCACAGGTCAAGGTTGTGGTTGCTCCTGTGGCTTGGGGGGGGGGTATACTACTTTTATGAGCGAACTGTTTTTTGATACGATCGACGAATCCGAAATCCCCGCAGGGATGGCCCGCGTGCGATACGAGGCGGGCGCGGTCGAGCCGCTGTACGCCAACGACGAGTTCTTCAGCCTGCTGGGCTACCAGCGTCGATCCCCCGACGATTTCTACCCCCTC from Eggerthella lenta DSM 2243 includes the following:
- a CDS encoding MptD family putative ECF transporter S component: MSTEKTIDTTRGARGRASKKSIATRDVMTVAAMMVLTFLVCMVTGPLTMPFPFVYLYLCAGIQMFLCATFYLVVANRLNKHGVFLVWGIVYGTVLALSGYVFLLPYFAGVAAICELAMIGKDAYRSPVRNTVGWTIWAVGMVIGNAVPVWAAWDAYVAKATTDGFTAPVLTMQLDLLSNPLHLLGACAITAVLAVLGCLFGNRLLRKHFKKAGIVK
- a CDS encoding TetR/AcrR family transcriptional regulator, producing the protein MKQVEETRGLVLQSAQREFLDKGYEKASLRSIAQNAGVTTGALYVRFPNKSALFAALVEPVSAHLLGLFRTGNDQGFEQLDEGRPEDMWSTSEDVITRIVDYIFEHKEPFDLLINHAAGSGYEHFLDDLVEEEVSQSLAYLDAMRERGLACASPSHDDLHALVSAEYYAFFEIVRHDTSKEDAVARIKLIVDFFRPGWENLFGG
- a CDS encoding ABC transporter ATP-binding protein, with translation MNSPIRLILKWAGPDRKYLIAAVVFAFVSGLMAMVPYYGVYEIMKAAYEGTCTWEVITSNALVVAVGVCIQYACFGCAGALSHKGAYNTLFRVRCRVVDHLAHAPLGQLDERSTGSIKTVLSDDIEKLELFLAHNITEAIMYLTGPVAAFIFLCSVNVPLALATLVPFAAAFVVMGVIFKRMAGVMPRASAALSRMNAVMVEYVRGMRVIKALNMGSKSFRRFQSAVDEEHAVWCDIARKTGPGFAAFVIIIECGMLVMVPLGGFLFSTGAISGSTFLLFAFVGSLYLTEIRLLQEIGSKYAQVKSGAIKAQELLDLPAFAGGAPFPAKSDVRLENVRFSYDGTREVLHGVNLAVQQGERLAVVGPSGAGKTTIVELVSRFYDATEGTVRIGGVDVRDLDYDDLLAHVAVVFQKTFLTSGSILENIRMGKRATLDEVREAARQARIDDFIMGLPRDYDTEIGTLGERLSGGQRQRIAIARAILKDAPVLILDEATSAADPENQVQIDEAIANLCAGRTVVIVAHRLGVVRTCDRVAVVEDGGISAVGTHDEVLAACPYYRKAWADYERTRRITFGFGAAAAEAEPRQRAASDSVHRAAAQPQGASSAPAQAPSSPTLDPAPAPASASASTSVFAKNRDFSVSVACTVIEGLLSGCNFGLIFLVMQQVFSGAADFGTLLGFTGALALVFVLRLLIYGYGYVRGQIGGAQVSRNLRQYLGDKIKRIPLARFTERSSGDYLNALTANVNDYEQILTHRTGSVVKDITLAVMLTGFVCWLYLPAGAVVALSFALIVPAMALSWHQVRRYGTRKSDICAANTSRTVEHVTGMQTLRAYGIGGVKNEAIVDSMREYSDVSFWYEAALIPLGAVMSIIVGLCQPLLFLMCGAAYLDGALGAVPYLLIIMLPLFMNKVWNSIFVNLTAYKNLMIAKRRIQAVVDEPEEAGSFDALPATGSRIELADVGFAYCKGEPVFEGLRLTCEDGKLTALVGDSGCGKSTALNLIAQYYRPARGTVRIGGADTAAYAPESVLAGVSVVDQNVFLFDDSVMDNIRYARPGATDDEVREACRLANADGFVRALPEGYASRIGENGGRLSGGERQRLSIARAILRDAPIVLLDEATASLDIENELAVKEAIANLLAKRKTVVMVAHTLAIVRGADSIAVVGDGRVLEQGTHDELVAAGGKYARMWAADRELA
- a CDS encoding MDR family MFS transporter; the encoded protein is MANDGQAEEGSVSGGGRQPAAGGGCPTALPASDPPLSRRSVAAVFAGLLVAMTVGTLNQTIVATVLPTIVGELGGVNRMLWVTTSYVLAATVTMPLYGKMGDLIGRKGLFIGALALFVAGSAACALAPSMEGLVIGRAVQGLGGGGLMVLSQAIVADVVPPRRRALYLSIMGVAYAVPMLAGPLLGGFFADAVGWRWAFWFDVPLALAAIVIAAVFLPKPRRTAERAPFDVGGAVTLVAAVTALTLATLWGGNEHAWTSPTIIGLLVATAVASALFVLAERRAREPLMALSLFKNRNFDISIVASSITMFVMIGVLTYLPTYFQIVDDLNATAAGYLVAPMNAAWFAASLLSGYLVNKLGTYKKLMVVSFAVLVAGMVGFIAVDQDPSAVVVGGLLAVMGFGVGLNFEILVLVVQNEFPASAVGMATAATGFFRKVGSVLGTSVVGALFTSGLARALAERLAPVGGVGALGTDANLLTPAIVHALPPDVRHAVGAAYSDALAPVLWLALPLAVAGLVLMLFLRETRLATTVDGSGHGADEGADDPRRRQGARRR